A stretch of DNA from Acidimicrobiia bacterium:
GGTTTCGAGCTTCCCGGGCAATACTGCTGGTCTGATCTCTCGGGGATGAAAGGGTTCTGGCAGTATCGGCACAGTCGGGGTATCTGCGATCGGTCGATCAGTCCTTCGAGCAGTTCGAACCACGCTCGACTGAAAATGTGCTTTGGTCTCTCGAAGATCCGACCGGTCTCTTCGTGCAGTCGGAGTTCAACCTGCAATGAATCATGTTCACCGAGTTCGATGATGAGGGCTGCGGCGGCGGTGCATAATCGAACCGAGCAGTATCTTCGAACAGTCGCATCAGGCGACGCCTGTCTTCGCGGCAGATGCGGACGGTTTCAGCGTCCGTCCAGGCATCGATCAGATACTTCTCCCAAATCCGTCGGATCCCGAGCACCTCGTAGGCGCCAATGACAGGGCGCCAAGCTTCGCTGTTGAACAGCTCGGTATCGGCGATCCATCGAAGAAGCTCCATCATGCCAAGGTGCTCAACAAAGGCTATGAAGCTGTCGGCGTCGCCAGGCTCGAGAGCGAACAGCTGCGGATGGATGGGATCGAGAAGGTACCGCTGCTCGGTCGCCAAGAGGGAGTCGGCGTTCTCCTGGCTCGGAGTCGGGCGGTCAGGAACGACCGCTACCGTCTCGAAGGCGTAGGGCTGGCGTGTCGGCGTCTACAAGGTGTCGTTGGTGAGTTTCCCCACATACTTCCAATGCAAACGGTATGCCGGGAGTGTTCCAGCCGGTGTCGTCCGAGATTTCCGGGGTGCCATGACGGGCCGTGGTGAAAAGGGCTTGGTGATAACCGCCGGCACGTTCACACCGGCAGCGAAGACGGAGGCCACCAGGGACGGCGCTCCACCGGTCGATCTCATCGGTGGCGACGAGTTGTGTGACCTCCTCAAAGAGTATGGCCTGGGGGTAGAGGTCACGAAGCGGATCGTGGAGGATGTCGAGGTTCTCCCCGACTTCTTCGACTCGATCTAGGCCGCCCCCAGAAATCGCCACAGCCGTTCGGCTGTGACGGGTGACCTGCCCTGCTGTGGGTGCCATCCCTGCGGTTGGTGGTCGCTGAGCGGCCAGGTCACACTTAGCCGATAGCTTCGCGACCATGTTCTGTATTGAACCGTCCGCCCCTCTGACCGAAACCCTGCGCCTGCTCGCCGAAGGGCCGAAACCCGTTGAGCAGCTACCGGTGGCCGGTCTCGACCAGCTACGTCTACTGCAATGGGTGATGGGCGACACGGTCGTCGAACTGACCGGTATCGGCTGGTATCACGCCGGACATGTGAAAGGTGGGCTTTTGGGTTAGTTGCCGGCGCAGGTCGGTGTGTTTGCGACCTAGCGGAGTACGTCGTGTCCGGGTCGGCGTGCTAGCTGATTATCTCGATGGCGTCCGAGAAGGCACGGATCAACCCGAAGACGGCTGCGCCGGTGACACCGGTCAGGCCGAAAGCGACCGCCACCGTCCACCATCGGCTGGGATGCACAGTGTTCCACCACGACAGCGCTGTACCGACCGCAGCCACGATCACGAATGTGGCCGCAACGAAGGGCGGGTCACAGTCGCATGCCTGCCGGTTGAACAACAGGAACGGGGTGGTCAGACCACCTGCACCAGCACCGAGGACCGCCAGGAAGGCATAGGCCCACCGGGCCGAACCTTCGACGGCAGGGAGACGACGATCCAGGATTCCGAACAGCCACTCCATGAAGACGCCGAAACCGACGAACAAGGCGACAATCATTCCCACCACCAGTACCTCGTTGCCGAGAATGAAGAAGTCGATGTTGTTGGGGTTCATCACATCTGACATTGCGCTGCCCACCGCAAACAACAACACACCGTAGGCGAAACCTCGCCACCGGCCCGCCCATGCCAGCCAGGGACGGAAGATGAGAAGAAGGGCTGCCCCGACTATCCCCACGAATATCCCGACGAAGACAACCAACCCCATCGTCCCGCCCAAAGTGATCTCCCCGACGGTGAACCCTGCTTCGGTGGTCCTTCCTTGGGCAAGGTCAGGGGCGGCGGCCCCAGCGATCCGCATGAACAACCGTCCCCCCAAACCTCCGACGAGCAACCCGGTGATGAGACCGGCGACCCCGGCCACCGTGATGTGACGCGCCAATCCAGACAGCGTGTCAAACGGTCGGGCCACCGGTTGTCGGGGCGTCCGGTGCAGAGTCATGGACCCTCCTTTCTCACGAAGCCTTCACCGTCTATCAGGCGCCAGCCTGCCTACCGCGACTGGGAGAAGAGCGCATTACTGGACTCAGGTCTGGATCCCGCGACTCGTGACCCGGGATCCAGACCTGCATTTCAGTCGTTCACATATCCTCCGCAGTTTCCAAGATCGCCCGGGGTTCCTTGCACCCACACCACCGTCTCTCCCTGCCGCGTGCCCGGCGCACCAAGATGAACGTTGACATGAAGCGGATGCCGCCTCGTATCAAGTCCGTCCGCATGTGGAAGCTGGACCGCGTTTTCCCTGCCATTGGCGGCGAGCACAACGCAGCTCCCGTTGCCTGTCAGCCTCACGTGAGTATGGGTGGCGGCCGCCGGAAGCGCCAGCGCCACCATTGATACAGCAAGAATCACCATCCCTACCAGTTTCCTCATCTCTCTTCTCCTTTTTCGAGGAACACTGATACAGACGAACATATGGGCAGTCCCGGTGACAGTAGGATCCCCTTTTTCCGAAGAACCCGAGGTGGATGAGAGCAGGGTCGAACCCGCGCTGGTGAGGTCGCTCCCACACGATCAGCTGAGCTGCCGGCTCGGCCGAGTCGGCCTGGGATAGACGGGATGTGCCGCTCTGGGACTCTCGCACGGGGCATGTGTGTGACCCCTGATATCGGCGAACCGACTCTCCAGACTGCCGATTCTGTTTGGTCTGTCACCCAAACCTGTCCTTTGTTCGTCTGTATGAGGTGACGCTCCAAAGGAGGGAAGGTCTTTTTGGGGGCGATACCACGCCGTCTGACTCGGTGGGTCAGGTGCTTGGCGAGTTTCGCGAAACGGCCGACAACATTAGGACGGCGAGTCTGTTGACGATGGTCGTTCGTCTGGCAGGATCAGGTCGAGAGGAGACCAAATGGACTGGTGGATTCTGGAAGTGATAACGGTTGGTGCGCTCATCGGCGCATTGCTGGCTCTTGGGCCCCTCATCAAGAGGTTTGGTCGTAGTTATGCGGCGGATGTGTTTCGTGCTAATCCGAGAACAGGAAAGAGTTACATCGTGTTGATGGATGTGGCGTACTACCTCATTTTCACTGCATTCATTCTCTTCACGACCCATTTCGAACCGGACACCGGGTGGGCCGACACTGTCGGCGCTGATCAACTCCGTGGGGAGACGGTTCGCCTCGGCGGGATGCTGCTGTTGATGGGAGTCCTTCACGGTGGCAACGTGTTGAGCCTCCCTATCGTTGGTCGTCTACTCGGGTTGTCCCAACGTATGGAAGAGGACGCAGGTCAGACAGAGGCCGCATGATTGCCGCGTCGTTTGCCGGGAGTCTGAGGGGGACCACGGTTCGGTGGCTGTTCATGGCAATCGAGCAGACCCGGGATGTAGCCGCGGTCGCAGTCGGTGTTGACCGTGATGCGCTGGTTGCTCAGTTGTTTGAGTTGGAGGGTGTCGCTTTGGTGCGGTTGGCCCGTCTCTTCACCGACGATCGCAATGCCGCCGAAGATCTCGTCCAGGAAGCGTTCATCCGTTTACACAAGTCGGCTCACCGAATACACGATCAGGACAAGGCGGCCCCTTATCTCCGGTCGATCGTTATCAATTTGGCGCGTGATCACAACCGACGCGGCCTGATGTCGTTGCGACACCAAGAGGCAATCCCCGTCGGGACCGTGCCTGAAGCACCCGAAGACAGGCTCGCCCTCAATGAAGAACAGAGATTGTTGCTCGATGAGGTGCGAGCCCTTTCGCCACGACAACGCGACTGCATTCTTCTTCGGTTCTATCTGGAACTTTCAGAGCGGGAGATCGCAGATGTGCTGAGCATTTCAACCAACTCGGTCAAGACACATTGCCGGCGAGGTTTGGCGTCTCTTCGGGGAACAGTCGGGGATGTGCGA
This window harbors:
- a CDS encoding sigma-70 family RNA polymerase sigma factor; protein product: MAIEQTRDVAAVAVGVDRDALVAQLFELEGVALVRLARLFTDDRNAAEDLVQEAFIRLHKSAHRIHDQDKAAPYLRSIVINLARDHNRRGLMSLRHQEAIPVGTVPEAPEDRLALNEEQRLLLDEVRALSPRQRDCILLRFYLELSEREIADVLSISTNSVKTHCRRGLASLRGTVGDVR